A genomic region of Leptolyngbya sp. FACHB-261 contains the following coding sequences:
- a CDS encoding ion transporter: MQSSLLRQKIGFYLEDIETPIGRTINLVITGLVLLSSAIFVADTYPISAITRDRLDTVDTAILLVFVVEYLLRLWCAEKNLRYFFSLYAMIDLIALLPFLLGTVDIRFIRIFRWFRILRLLRFIEGKTFFGYVSGEDSKSLSRILFTLFAIIFVYSGLIYQVEHATNGQAFNTFLDAVYFSVVTMTTVGFGDVTPTSEAGRLLTVLMILTGIALIPWQLGNLIKRLVKTANQVETRCPGCGFAFHDTDARFCKICGSQLGKTTSELGQSG; this comes from the coding sequence ATGCAGAGCTCTCTGCTGCGGCAAAAAATTGGTTTCTATCTGGAGGACATTGAAACTCCTATCGGCAGAACCATCAATCTTGTAATCACGGGTTTGGTTCTGCTGTCCTCAGCAATTTTCGTTGCTGATACATATCCGATTTCGGCGATCACCCGAGATAGATTAGACACTGTTGACACCGCTATTTTGCTGGTGTTCGTTGTGGAGTATCTGCTGCGGTTGTGGTGTGCGGAGAAAAACCTTCGCTACTTCTTCAGCCTCTACGCAATGATCGACTTGATTGCGCTCCTACCTTTTCTGTTGGGCACAGTTGATATTAGATTTATCCGAATTTTTCGCTGGTTCCGGATCCTGCGCTTGCTACGCTTCATAGAAGGCAAAACATTTTTTGGCTACGTCAGCGGTGAAGACAGCAAAAGTCTCAGTCGGATCCTGTTTACCCTATTTGCCATCATCTTTGTTTATTCGGGTTTGATCTATCAGGTTGAGCACGCTACCAATGGTCAAGCTTTTAACACCTTTTTAGATGCAGTCTATTTCTCAGTGGTAACCATGACCACTGTAGGTTTTGGTGATGTTACCCCGACCTCAGAGGCAGGCCGCTTACTGACAGTGTTGATGATTTTGACGGGGATTGCTCTGATTCCCTGGCAGTTAGGGAACCTGATTAAGAGGCTCGTCAAAACAGCTAACCAGGTGGAGACGCGTTGCCCTGGCTGCGGTTTTGCCTTTCATGACACTGATGCACGCTTCTGTAAAATCTGCGGCAGCCAACTGGGCAAGACTACCAGTGAATTGGGCCAGTCAGGCTAG
- the xseB gene encoding exodeoxyribonuclease VII small subunit has product MSQSWNYEATIAEIEQIVTEIESGELDLADVFAQFETAVASLARCETFLKEFRTRADLQIEQLQDTASTNSVAVPASADDSEATSANLSNPESSNDSDIPF; this is encoded by the coding sequence ATGAGCCAATCTTGGAATTACGAAGCGACCATTGCTGAAATCGAGCAGATTGTGACAGAAATCGAATCCGGTGAGCTTGATCTGGCTGACGTCTTTGCTCAGTTTGAAACAGCGGTGGCTTCCCTCGCTCGCTGTGAAACCTTCCTGAAGGAGTTCCGCACTCGGGCTGATCTTCAGATCGAGCAACTTCAAGACACTGCTTCTACGAATTCTGTGGCAGTACCCGCCTCCGCAGATGATTCTGAAGCAACCTCAGCTAATCTGAGTAACCCTGAGAGCTCGAATGATAGCGACATTCCTTTCTGA
- a CDS encoding HD family phosphohydrolase, with protein MTQPLSCSGQPLVDQFDAGASQTSIGVPQGNVISSNHLELQPRETVPSELADLELESSERAALIERLLAIGMALSSAPDLETLLRLILTKSREITNSDAGSVYLVDRSDLDDPRLIFKIAQNDSQPSLSFEEVAIPLTQTSLAGYVAMTGESLNIPDAYSLSPELPYQINPAFDRSNQYRTRSLLVLPMQNQEREIIGVLQLINRKAAPHLMITPETAHQSTLPYSRWEERIIRCLASQAAISIERNHLQQSIENLFEGFVRASVQIIEARDPCTSGHSERVAELTVRLAQEVNEVGQGRLRIEHFDERQLQEIRYAALLHDFGKVGVPEAILAKEKKLYPHQLEVIRYRFALAQRTLELDCAHTRLAHLVTDQRCPACAENLGAFDQKLNAELERLEHYWQVLVEANEPRVLAAESVSQRHRQLHELAQYCFRGINNESQALLSELELEQLLVNQGNLTHAEREAVQAHVSHTYEFLKRIPWTRTLQQVPEIAYGHHEKLDGSGYPLGLQANQISLQTQMMTVADIYDALAAGDRPYKQGLTLERTLGILHEEANQSRLNADLVELFVQRRVFEVVGHCFQ; from the coding sequence ATGACCCAACCTCTGTCATGCTCTGGTCAGCCACTGGTTGATCAATTTGATGCTGGTGCTTCTCAAACTAGTATCGGTGTGCCCCAGGGCAATGTGATTTCATCTAACCATCTTGAACTTCAACCCCGTGAAACAGTCCCATCCGAGTTAGCCGATCTGGAGCTGGAGTCCAGCGAACGAGCCGCTCTGATCGAACGGTTGCTAGCTATCGGTATGGCACTATCCAGTGCGCCAGACTTAGAGACCTTACTCCGGTTAATCCTGACGAAGAGCCGTGAGATTACCAACAGCGATGCAGGCAGCGTTTATCTAGTTGATCGCTCCGATCTGGATGACCCCCGCCTCATTTTCAAAATCGCGCAAAACGACTCTCAGCCGAGCCTAAGTTTTGAGGAAGTTGCAATTCCACTGACTCAGACGAGTTTGGCAGGATATGTAGCGATGACGGGCGAGAGCCTCAACATCCCAGACGCTTACAGTCTATCGCCAGAACTTCCCTACCAAATTAATCCCGCATTTGATCGCAGCAATCAATATCGTACTCGCTCCCTTCTGGTTCTACCGATGCAGAACCAGGAACGCGAGATTATTGGTGTCCTGCAACTGATCAATCGCAAAGCCGCACCTCACCTGATGATTACGCCGGAGACGGCCCATCAGTCCACACTGCCCTATTCGCGCTGGGAAGAGCGCATCATTCGCTGCTTAGCAAGCCAGGCAGCTATCTCGATCGAACGTAATCATTTGCAGCAAAGCATCGAGAATCTATTCGAGGGCTTTGTACGAGCCTCAGTGCAAATTATTGAGGCCCGCGATCCTTGCACCTCTGGCCATTCTGAGCGAGTCGCGGAGCTAACCGTGCGCTTAGCCCAAGAGGTGAACGAAGTTGGGCAAGGACGGCTCAGGATCGAGCACTTCGATGAGCGCCAGCTTCAGGAAATCCGTTATGCAGCGTTGCTGCATGATTTCGGCAAAGTTGGCGTTCCAGAGGCGATTTTAGCCAAAGAGAAGAAGCTGTATCCCCATCAACTTGAAGTGATTCGCTACCGTTTTGCCCTGGCACAACGCACTTTGGAGTTGGATTGTGCCCACACTCGTTTGGCCCATCTAGTTACGGACCAGCGTTGCCCAGCCTGTGCTGAAAACCTAGGGGCTTTCGACCAAAAATTGAATGCTGAGCTGGAACGGTTAGAGCACTATTGGCAGGTTTTAGTAGAAGCTAATGAGCCCCGTGTTTTAGCCGCAGAATCGGTTAGCCAGAGGCATCGACAACTGCACGAACTGGCCCAGTATTGCTTTCGAGGTATCAACAACGAGTCTCAGGCTTTACTGTCGGAACTAGAGCTAGAACAGCTTCTAGTCAACCAGGGCAACCTCACTCATGCTGAGCGAGAGGCGGTGCAAGCGCACGTCAGCCACACCTACGAGTTTCTCAAGCGCATTCCTTGGACTCGGACGCTGCAACAGGTGCCAGAGATCGCCTATGGGCACCACGAAAAGCTGGACGGCAGTGGCTATCCTCTGGGCCTGCAGGCAAATCAAATTTCTCTGCAGACCCAAATGATGACGGTGGCTGATATCTATGATGCGCTGGCCGCGGGTGACCGACCCTATAAACAGGGCCTAACACTTGAGCGGACCTTAGGCATTCTGCACGAAGAAGCCAATCAGAGTCGGCTCAATGCTGATTTGGTTGAGCTGTTCGTTCAGCGTCGTGTCTTTGAAGTCGTGGGGCATTGCTTTCAATAG
- a CDS encoding pentapeptide repeat-containing protein: MNDLDRCYILLGLEPGASQEEVNQAYKDLAFVWHPDRVPKDNPRLLEKAQEKLKEINWARDQLRAHQKAPVRAQAQTAQPKSNSKASARPSQTYYHYQSPHHHQTSQKAPQPQQQARRHSDLSGADLRGANLKEKDLSGRNLSNADLSNANLSDAFLHNVNLTGANLHGANLFRANLLQARLNNANLQEANLIGADLSGADLSGADLRGACIGSPGRVMVKLTGANLMGTTMPDGSLHQ, from the coding sequence ATGAATGACTTAGACCGGTGCTACATACTGCTTGGATTGGAGCCTGGTGCATCTCAGGAGGAGGTGAACCAGGCCTATAAGGATTTAGCGTTCGTCTGGCACCCCGATCGCGTTCCTAAAGACAACCCACGTCTATTGGAAAAGGCGCAGGAGAAACTTAAGGAGATCAATTGGGCCCGGGATCAATTGCGAGCTCATCAAAAAGCACCCGTCAGGGCTCAGGCGCAAACAGCTCAGCCTAAGTCCAACTCCAAAGCGAGCGCCCGTCCAAGCCAAACCTACTATCACTATCAATCCCCACACCATCATCAAACGTCGCAAAAAGCGCCGCAGCCCCAACAGCAGGCAAGACGGCACTCAGATCTCTCTGGTGCAGATTTGAGAGGGGCCAATTTGAAGGAGAAGGATTTGTCAGGCCGCAATCTCAGCAATGCCGACCTGAGCAACGCCAATCTGAGCGACGCCTTTTTGCACAACGTCAACCTGACTGGCGCGAATTTACATGGTGCCAATTTATTCAGAGCTAACCTGCTACAGGCCAGGCTAAATAATGCCAACTTACAAGAAGCCAACTTGATCGGAGCGGATCTCAGTGGGGCTGACCTCAGTGGGGCTGATTTACGAGGGGCCTGTATTGGCTCTCCAGGCCGCGTGATGGTGAAGTTAACGGGAGCTAACTTGATGGGCACAACCATGCCTGACGGTAGTCTCCACCAATAA
- the xseA gene encoding exodeoxyribonuclease VII large subunit: MDFDADLLIPLASARDGMISVGGLSSYIQALLEEDALLSQLWIIGEVSSAAPHRNGHVFFTLQDPDTGAAINGVVWARQVSKLAVLPTRGQRVIVLGRVQTYPQKGQYQLTAFQVLPGGEGLQALQAKQLRERLAAEGLFDVERKRPLPAHPQIIAVVSSPQAAAWGDIQRTLKARYPGLKVLFSPAIVQGEQAPASIAQAIARVGQDGRAEVLLLARGGGAAEDLFCFNDERVVRAIAESPIPVLTGIGHQRDETLADLVADAYAHTPTAAAEQIVPALSDLEAAHRLRKAALQTLLQRRLEQEQVRLSRLRQPLQRALIWRYQRAEQQQQTLRARLVALDPQAVLQRGYAVVRQASGTICKQANAVQPGELLTLQLAEGNLQVKVIDPSES, encoded by the coding sequence ATGGACTTTGATGCTGATTTGTTGATCCCTCTGGCTAGTGCTCGCGATGGAATGATCTCGGTGGGCGGCCTGAGCAGCTATATACAGGCTCTCCTAGAAGAGGATGCTCTGTTGAGCCAGCTCTGGATCATTGGGGAAGTCTCCAGCGCTGCTCCCCATCGCAACGGGCATGTATTTTTCACCCTGCAAGATCCAGATACCGGCGCAGCCATCAATGGCGTCGTTTGGGCCAGACAGGTGAGCAAGCTGGCGGTGCTGCCAACGCGTGGACAACGGGTGATCGTGCTGGGGCGGGTCCAAACCTATCCCCAGAAAGGTCAGTACCAGCTCACGGCTTTCCAGGTGCTGCCTGGCGGCGAAGGTCTCCAAGCCCTTCAGGCTAAGCAACTACGTGAGCGGTTGGCGGCAGAAGGGCTGTTCGATGTGGAGCGCAAACGCCCATTGCCTGCACATCCTCAGATCATTGCTGTGGTTAGTTCGCCTCAAGCTGCCGCCTGGGGCGATATTCAGCGCACGCTTAAAGCTCGTTATCCAGGGCTGAAAGTGCTTTTCAGTCCTGCCATAGTCCAAGGTGAGCAGGCTCCAGCCTCGATTGCTCAGGCAATTGCACGGGTGGGACAAGATGGACGGGCCGAAGTTTTGCTGCTGGCGCGCGGTGGTGGCGCGGCAGAAGATCTGTTCTGCTTCAATGACGAGCGCGTGGTACGCGCCATTGCCGAAAGTCCAATTCCTGTATTGACGGGGATTGGGCATCAGCGCGATGAAACCCTAGCGGATTTGGTGGCAGATGCCTATGCCCACACGCCAACGGCAGCAGCCGAGCAGATCGTACCGGCCCTGTCTGATTTGGAAGCGGCACATCGACTGCGGAAGGCTGCACTGCAAACCCTCTTGCAGCGTCGCTTAGAGCAGGAACAAGTGCGGCTGTCTCGCCTGCGTCAGCCGCTGCAGCGAGCCCTGATCTGGCGCTATCAACGGGCAGAGCAACAGCAACAAACCCTCCGAGCCCGCTTGGTTGCCCTGGATCCTCAAGCTGTTTTGCAGCGAGGGTATGCGGTAGTACGCCAAGCTTCTGGCACAATCTGCAAGCAGGCTAACGCCGTACAGCCAGGGGAGCTGTTAACCCTGCAACTAGCGGAGGGAAACCTTCAGGTGAAAGTTATCGACCCAAGTGAATCATGA
- a CDS encoding MFS transporter has product MSDELIDPAVSSSEDKLSLSTKLAYGAGDLGPAITANILVFFLLPFFTNVAGLGAGIAGSILAVSKIWDAVNDPIVGVLSDRTRSRWGRRRPWILFGAIPFGLAFFAQWFVPFPGNTWALVAYYILISVLFNSFYTAVNLPYTALTPELTQDYDERTSLTQFRFAFSIGGSLVSGILHPLIVGQFENNLALGYVVSGAIWSVLSVLPLFWCFWGTRERYQEDIEDVPFREQFRIALSNRPYLFVIGIYLFSWLAVQVTASIIPYYITFWMRLPNSWIALTILAVQGTAFAMLFVWNAISARIGKKAVYLLGMVLWILAQAGLFIVQPGQPILMLALAVAAGIGVATAYLIPWSMVPDVIELDELTTGQRREGVFYGLMVLLQKVGLAAGLFFVGQALEWSGFQGTSPDQPEAALTAIRIMIGPIPTIALILGIILAYFYPITKERHAQILLQLAERKKASG; this is encoded by the coding sequence ATGTCAGACGAACTCATCGATCCAGCCGTTAGTTCCTCAGAGGATAAACTCAGCCTCAGTACGAAGTTGGCTTATGGTGCAGGGGATTTAGGCCCAGCGATCACAGCTAATATCTTAGTTTTTTTCTTGCTGCCGTTCTTTACCAATGTGGCGGGGCTAGGTGCGGGAATTGCCGGTAGCATCTTAGCGGTTAGTAAAATTTGGGATGCAGTCAATGATCCTATCGTTGGAGTTTTGAGTGACCGTACGCGTAGCCGCTGGGGACGGCGCCGTCCCTGGATCTTATTCGGGGCGATTCCATTTGGACTCGCTTTTTTCGCTCAGTGGTTTGTGCCGTTTCCCGGGAATACTTGGGCCTTGGTCGCTTATTACATTCTAATTTCAGTTCTCTTTAACAGTTTTTATACTGCTGTCAATCTGCCCTACACAGCTCTAACGCCTGAGCTAACCCAAGATTACGACGAGCGAACTAGCCTCACTCAGTTTCGCTTCGCGTTTTCGATTGGTGGCAGCCTAGTATCAGGTATTTTACATCCTTTAATTGTTGGACAGTTTGAGAACAATTTGGCATTGGGTTATGTTGTTTCTGGTGCTATCTGGTCCGTGTTGTCGGTGCTGCCGCTCTTCTGGTGTTTCTGGGGCACTCGGGAACGTTATCAGGAGGACATTGAAGACGTTCCGTTTAGAGAACAGTTTCGGATTGCCTTGAGTAATCGTCCTTATCTATTTGTTATTGGTATTTACTTGTTTTCTTGGTTAGCAGTTCAGGTCACGGCATCGATCATTCCCTACTACATTACCTTTTGGATGAGATTGCCGAATTCCTGGATTGCTCTAACCATTTTGGCGGTTCAGGGAACAGCCTTCGCTATGCTCTTCGTCTGGAATGCAATCAGTGCCCGCATTGGTAAAAAAGCAGTTTACTTACTGGGCATGGTTCTGTGGATTTTGGCGCAAGCAGGTTTGTTTATTGTGCAACCAGGACAGCCGATTCTAATGCTGGCGCTAGCTGTCGCTGCTGGCATTGGTGTGGCGACAGCCTACTTAATCCCCTGGTCAATGGTGCCGGATGTGATCGAACTTGATGAGCTAACCACTGGGCAGCGACGGGAAGGAGTCTTTTACGGGCTCATGGTGTTGTTGCAGAAGGTCGGCTTGGCGGCGGGGCTTTTTTTTGTAGGGCAAGCATTGGAATGGTCTGGTTTCCAGGGGACTTCGCCCGACCAACCCGAAGCAGCCTTAACGGCCATCCGCATTATGATCGGCCCCATTCCTACGATTGCCCTAATCTTGGGTATCATCCTGGCCTACTTCTATCCCATTACCAAAGAGCGCCACGCGCAGATTTTGCTACAACTAGCAGAGCGCAAGAAAGCTTCCGGCTAA